A section of the Acidobacterium capsulatum ATCC 51196 genome encodes:
- a CDS encoding fasciclin domain-containing protein, with product MKKAISFVFAAALVLSASAAHAQKKDPMVGGAAMYPTKNIVQNAVNSKDHTTLVAAVKAAGLVQTLESPGPFTVFAPTNEAFNKLPAGTVSTLLKPENKAKLQAILKYHVVAGDITTKKLHKLIKAGMGKATLTTVEGGTLTATEKHGHYYITDAKGGTAEITIPNVYQSNGVIQVINTVLLP from the coding sequence ATGAAGAAAGCAATTAGTTTCGTGTTCGCGGCTGCCCTGGTGCTCAGCGCGTCGGCAGCTCATGCGCAAAAGAAGGACCCCATGGTCGGCGGCGCCGCCATGTACCCCACAAAGAACATCGTCCAGAACGCAGTCAACTCCAAGGACCACACCACCCTCGTCGCCGCCGTCAAGGCCGCCGGTCTGGTGCAGACGCTCGAGAGCCCTGGCCCCTTCACCGTCTTCGCCCCTACCAACGAGGCATTCAACAAGCTGCCTGCCGGTACCGTCAGCACGCTGCTCAAGCCTGAGAACAAGGCCAAGCTCCAGGCCATCCTCAAGTACCACGTCGTCGCCGGCGACATCACGACCAAGAAGCTGCACAAGCTGATCAAAGCCGGCATGGGCAAGGCGACCCTGACCACCGTCGAGGGCGGCACGCTCACGGCCACTGAGAAGCACGGCCACTACTACATCACCGACGCCAAGGGCGGCACCGCGGAGATCACCATCCCCAACGTCTACCAGTCCAACGGCGTCATCCAGGTCATCAACACCGTTCTGCTGCCATAG
- a CDS encoding sigma-70 family RNA polymerase sigma factor codes for MTASQQPVPDSVLIERMMAGDENALSTLYDRYSGMLYGMLLRILKDAQAAEEVLQDLFLQLWRSADKFDVNRGSLPAWLMVIGRNRAISRLRVRPTREILEESDGHYANTLAAADNIEGEAARHQLMERMRIAMNQLPQEQRQAIELAYFEGLTQSEIAARTGSPLGTVKTRVRTGMQSLKQLLN; via the coding sequence GTGACTGCCAGCCAGCAGCCTGTGCCCGATTCCGTGCTGATTGAGCGGATGATGGCTGGGGATGAAAACGCATTATCGACGTTGTATGACCGGTACTCGGGCATGCTGTATGGAATGCTGCTGCGTATTCTCAAAGATGCGCAGGCAGCCGAAGAAGTGCTGCAAGACCTGTTTCTACAACTCTGGCGATCTGCCGACAAATTTGATGTGAACCGCGGTTCCCTGCCGGCGTGGCTGATGGTGATTGGGCGGAATCGCGCGATTTCGCGCCTGCGGGTGAGGCCCACACGCGAGATATTGGAAGAGTCTGACGGACATTATGCGAATACGCTGGCGGCAGCGGACAATATTGAGGGAGAAGCCGCTCGCCACCAATTGATGGAGCGCATGCGCATTGCGATGAATCAGTTGCCGCAAGAGCAGCGCCAGGCCATAGAACTTGCCTACTTTGAAGGATTGACACAAAGCGAGATTGCAGCCCGGACGGGCAGCCCGCTCGGCACCGTGAAGACACGGGTTCGGACAGGCATGCAATCTCTGAAGCAGTTATTGAATTAG
- a CDS encoding anti-sigma factor, producing MERHSNPEDFDLYALGALDGEERTTFESHLRTCAYCQQQLAEAQAVCALIGMSTEPVAPAPSVKAGLMQRVKAEPHPAAAAAVPVKPVSRKRHWGLRFSLGFALIAVILGLTTTWLWKLNEHHLQQIDSLQARLDATQEQATQSAAAMHAVTAVVGAPDTMQVTLQQQAGGPPGQAHVLYNARLGVVVYSGELAPAPADKSYQLWLVPASGVPVSAGIVEPNQETKAAVVHLPEGLAPKAFAVTVEPKGGSPQPTGAKVLVGLASS from the coding sequence ATGGAACGGCACTCCAATCCGGAAGACTTTGACCTCTACGCGCTGGGCGCGCTAGACGGCGAAGAGAGGACGACCTTTGAGTCGCACCTGAGGACCTGCGCGTATTGCCAGCAGCAGTTGGCCGAAGCGCAGGCGGTGTGCGCCCTGATCGGGATGTCCACGGAGCCGGTTGCGCCTGCTCCCTCAGTGAAGGCGGGCCTGATGCAGCGCGTGAAGGCTGAGCCTCACCCGGCTGCGGCAGCCGCAGTGCCGGTGAAGCCGGTGTCCCGAAAGCGGCACTGGGGATTGCGCTTCTCCCTGGGGTTTGCGCTGATTGCGGTGATTCTGGGATTGACGACCACGTGGCTGTGGAAGCTGAATGAGCACCACTTGCAGCAGATTGATTCGCTGCAGGCGCGGCTGGATGCCACGCAGGAGCAGGCGACGCAGAGTGCGGCGGCGATGCATGCGGTGACGGCGGTGGTGGGCGCTCCGGACACGATGCAGGTGACGCTCCAGCAGCAGGCGGGCGGACCTCCGGGACAGGCGCATGTGCTGTATAACGCGCGGCTGGGCGTGGTGGTGTACTCGGGCGAACTGGCTCCGGCCCCCGCGGACAAGAGCTACCAGTTGTGGCTGGTGCCGGCATCGGGCGTGCCGGTGAGCGCGGGAATTGTTGAGCCGAACCAGGAGACGAAGGCTGCTGTGGTGCATCTGCCGGAAGGGCTGGCGCCGAAGGCCTTTGCGGTGACGGTCGAGCCGAAGGGCGGGAGTCCGCAGCCGACGGGCGCGAAGGTGCTGGTGGGGTTGGCGAGCAGTTAG
- a CDS encoding REP-associated tyrosine transposase, giving the protein MPKALVRYQNTGDLHFVTFSCHGRKPYLDHASARELFEHSLEAMRQRYDFLLLGYVVMPEHVHLLVSEPREAMLAKALQAVKLSVAVQRRERPFWQARYYDFNVYSPAKRVEKLRYMHRNPVKRGLVAQPEQWSWSSFRHYATGEAGTVEIQSSWTVNRRKKPPNPLS; this is encoded by the coding sequence ATGCCAAAAGCCCTCGTCCGCTACCAGAACACCGGCGATCTCCACTTCGTGACCTTCAGTTGTCACGGAAGGAAGCCCTACCTGGACCACGCAAGCGCTCGGGAGCTCTTCGAACACTCCCTGGAGGCGATGCGGCAGCGATACGATTTCCTTCTCCTCGGTTACGTCGTCATGCCCGAGCATGTCCACCTGCTCGTCAGCGAGCCACGTGAGGCCATGTTGGCCAAGGCATTGCAGGCCGTGAAGCTCTCGGTCGCGGTGCAGAGGCGTGAGCGCCCCTTCTGGCAGGCCCGCTATTACGACTTCAACGTCTATAGCCCCGCCAAAAGGGTGGAAAAGCTGCGATACATGCATCGCAATCCAGTCAAGCGCGGCCTGGTCGCCCAGCCCGAGCAGTGGTCATGGTCCAGCTTCCGGCACTATGCAACCGGAGAAGCAGGGACAGTCGAGATTCAATCTTCATGGACGGTAAACCGCCGGAAAAAACCACCCAATCCGCTATCCTAA